The following DNA comes from Thunnus thynnus chromosome 3, fThuThy2.1, whole genome shotgun sequence.
ATGAACTCTGTCAGGCATTTGAAAccacacaaatgtttttttttatctgtgccATAAAATCACCCAGCATGTGCAGATAAAATACCAGTTATTCCTTTAGATGAAAAAACAACTGAGATGCTAGATTGAGAAAGGACTGGTCTGTGtacaaatattgaaaatatatcCTCATGATTTTGAAAATCAGCATATCAGGCCTTCATTCTTCACCTTAAGCTTCcagtctctctcttcccttttaaacttgcattaactcatttttttggccacttggtggCAGCAGAAACGAGCCATAAGCACAACACTAACACTGTCACCTTATAAAGCTGATACAGTGAGTAACTTGGCAAAcatttgcttatttacacaacCAGCAAACACAGAGTAACACAtgcagtcatgtttctgtccaacTGAAGAATGTACACAATAAATTTACTCATACATTCAGATGTTTTTGCTCCCCACTAACTCCTGAGTAAAATCCTCtgttaagctgctaaatgcttcactataaGCTCACCAGCTAGTCACAAACATCTGTCGGTCTGCTGTTTGGTACAGTGAGTTTACAAAaataagctgaaagacactaaagcTCCACAGAACAAAGGTACAGTAGTCATGTGATCTATCATTAATATAAGAATATTGATTATACTCCCTTTAAGGACCAGTTCAGTTGTTTCTTAACTGTAATACTTAGCCTACTGATGTTCTCTCTTTAAAGGATTTAACAGAATTATATTATGATATTTAGCATagcaaaaataattttgtatACATATTTACCAGCTCTGTTACATCAACTAGTACAAGTTTACTAGTAATAGTTGATGTGGATGATAAATGAACTGTTCTCATCTGACGTAATCTTGACAAGCATGCGTTTGCATATTAAATGTTTACCAAACTaatgtatgaaaatatgttaaaccaaagaaaaccagaatcattttatgaataaaaaacaaattgagtctgatatttattatttcaatcaaaacatacaaaaatgaaTTCATCATATCATTGAATGCATGTGATACAGTATTAACACCTGACAAACTGAATGCAGATTTTATTACACATTACTAATGTCCACACATAACTGATGACAgcccttttaaaaacataaatagatcACAGTATAAATGtgcactgaaacacaaacacagcatctCCATCGTCTGTCTCTCCATTTTGGATTGAAATGCTCAACATACTGACAACGCTTGTAGGCCTtagtttatctgtctgtttttaattaaataaaaaagaaaataaactttatacATAGAAAACAACTTTACACGCAAGATTTCTCCTCCAATTACAATGTTGTTATTTCATCCCAAACAGGATCATGCTTTGTTACCGATGTCCTTGTAGAGAACCATCGAAACCACCATGGCAGCAATCTGTAAAGACAGAAGTTCATCAACACATCATCTAAACAAAGTTCAGAAGAGCTGGCATGTAGGTTAGGTCTCTTTGACAGTGTTTTCTGTACCTCAAGAGCGGCGATCCCTAAAGCCACAGCTGCAATTATCACAGCGTTGTCCACTATCAGATCCATCAGCTTGTCAAGGCAGCCATCAACCATCTGGAAGAGAAACGACAGGTTTTAGAAGAAGTAAAGAATAACTGTTGCTCTACATCACGAAATGGTTTTACTGCTAACATGGATGAAGTTCTTCCACAAGTAACATGGTCTCATACCGAACGTTCTGCTGCATCTGCACTGCATGTACCCTTAACCTCAGTGATGGTGCTATTGCAACATGTGGTTGGATAAAACTTTCTTCCATGGTCAGTGAAATAAGGGGAGCCGTCAAAGTCTGTGTAGTTCATGTATCCGCAGCACTTAAActagagggggaaaaaagtgttAGTGCCAAATCTTAACAAAAACAGTTCAATAGCCTTATCAGCAGTGCCATGATGTTGTAGCAGGGCGTGGACAGAGGTGCGGCCTGCTCCatcatgtaaaaaatgtaatgtaaaaaaacaaaaaacaaagacttCCTTCCACCGAGGATATTAGATTTTACACTTTTCCATTACATTTGGTAAAATTTGGTGGTGATCAGCAAAGGGTTGGTACCTAACTGCAAGTCCTTTAGGGTTCAAAAACTCAACCTTTGTCTCAAAAGTGGATAAAATGATTATCTGTGACCAAAGCAATGTGCATATCTAAGATGACTTAATTATAAATACAGTACCTCCTCCATGGTGGCGTTCCAGAGAGAGGTCATAGCTTCGTTTTCTCCGTACTCCTTCCTGATGCTTTTTACAACTTCATTCCCGAGACTCTTAAAAAGCTCATCAGCCTAAGAAGGACCAGgttgacaaaaacacatcatcacgCTTTGTGACATTTTAGCACAGTTCTTCAGGATTTTTCAAGTTGCCAAATCTGACTGGAAGTTGTTGGCAAGAAGCTTCGCTTCTGAGAGGCACTTACCAAACCCTGAAAGACGAGCAGCACCACAGCTCCTGCTACCTCAACGAGGAAGATAATCAGCACGATACTGAAGAACTGAAAGGGGAGAAAATAGATAAATGATACCGTGAGTCTCTCAGtgtaaaacatttgattgatAGCAGCATTATGTCTCACCAAGAGCGTGATAGACAGACTTGGACCAAAAACATTTAAGCAGATGTAAAGTTAGCAGGAAGCCGGTAAATACTTCAGGGATCAAACGTAAAGCTACAGTCTAAAATATTTAACAACGTCCCCTGAGAGCCGTCACATCCATACTGAGAAGgcattcttcttctctgctgaaaTAACCACTAAATATTTCAGCATTTGCAGTTACCAGAATTTATATCTAAATTGGCTCATAGTTCTCTCTTCTGTCCTTCTCTCGAGTTACTAATTAAAatcccttttatttaaaaaaaaaaaaaaaaaagaggcttaTCTCACTTTGAACAGACTGAGACTGTACAGAGCTACCAAAAGTAACACAATAAATcagattattttaatttgatttaattcaaCTTAATTTCATTTGGAGAAAGTGTTCATTCTTCAaaagggtggtggtggtggttgggggtgggggggcgggggtgggggggggtgggcaGTTTGGCAGTATTTCAAACAGATACTGTTTTCAAAATATAAGTAAGTAAAAGGCTGCTACTGctaatgatgattattattgaCAGTGTAATGACTTTATTCAGTACTCTCAGTTCTTCAGCAGAGGTTGACCTGTCAATCATTGCTCACCGTCAGCAGCATACACCTGCTCTCCCTGATGGCTCCGCAGCAGCCCAGGAAGCCAATGACCAGTAGCACACCACCCACTGCGATGAGCAGGTAGCTGATGTTGAGCAGCTGGGATAAACCAGACGGATCATCCTCCAGGTGCTCCAGTAAACCCAGTAGAGAACCACTGTCCACCTTCACCCACACACCAACACCCAGGATGGCTGCACCTGCGGCCTGCACGATGGGTGCAACACAAAAAGAGAGCCTGATAATTATATAGAATAGGttatgcctttttttaaaagaatagtttttttttgaaCAACACATACTTGCTTTTCTGACAAGCATTGacggacaggttcacaatttttcaagtcaacagtcaggtgttcataggaacagtgaaagaggttttcctcgctgtaatcattcctcctgttcatactggctattaaaagatccccttcaaatgtgctttcaatggaagtgatggaggctgaaatccacagtgtgtccacacagtctgtgcaaaaatgcatttaaaactttatctgaagcttacatgagtcatatcaagtggatatctgccacatttacagtctttttagcattaaattccctctttgtgtttcttgaaaaactgtgaacccgtcctttaaataACGCTCATATTTGTTCATTATCATAGAGACAGGAAGCACTGTCTCTATCCGGAGGCAAAGGAAATCTGCCTGAACTCATTAATTAACACGtcatatctcatttgttttat
Coding sequences within:
- the LOC137174372 gene encoding tetraspanin-1-like — its product is MCCKGFLKIMMFIFNGGIFAAGAAILGVGVWVKVDSGSLLGLLEHLEDDPSGLSQLLNISYLLIAVGGVLLVIGFLGCCGAIRESRCMLLTFFSIVLIIFLVEVAGAVVLLVFQGLADELFKSLGNEVVKSIRKEYGENEAMTSLWNATMEEFKCCGYMNYTDFDGSPYFTDHGRKFYPTTCCNSTITEVKGTCSADAAERSMVDGCLDKLMDLIVDNAVIIAAVALGIAALEIAAMVVSMVLYKDIGNKA